The following coding sequences are from one Carassius auratus strain Wakin chromosome 47, ASM336829v1, whole genome shotgun sequence window:
- the LOC113065163 gene encoding profilin-2-like isoform X1, giving the protein MSWQSYVDNLMSDGCCQDSAIVGCSSDSKYVWAAQEGGTFVNITPSEIDILVGKDRESFFTNGLTLGSKKCSVIRDSLLVDGDWTMDIRTKSQGGEPTYNVAVGKAAKALVIVMGKEGTHGGLLNKKAYHMAEYLRKSGY; this is encoded by the exons ATGTCGTGGCAGAGTTACGTGGATAACCTGATGTCGGACGGCTGCTGCCAGGACTCCGCCATTGTTGGGTGCAGCTCGGACTCTAAATACGTGTGGGCAGCGCAGGAGGGGGGCACATTCGTAAACATCACG CCCTCAGAAATCGACATCCTAGTAGGGAAAGACCGAGAAAGTTTCTTCACCAATGGCCTGACCTTAGGTTCAAAGAAGTGCTCAGTTATCCGAGACAGCCTCCTGGTCGACGGTGATTGGACCATGGACATTAGGACGAAGAGTCAAGGAGGAGAGCCCACGTACAACGTCGCCGTCGGCAAAGCAGCCAAAG CATTGGTTATTGTCATGGGCAAGGAAGGCACCCATGGAGGGCTGCTCAACAAGAAAGCGTATCACATGGCTGAATACCTGAGGAAATCTGGATACTAA
- the LOC113065163 gene encoding profilin-2-like isoform X2 produces MSWQSYVDNLMSDGCCQDSAIVGCSSDSKYVWAAQEGGTFVNITPSEIDILVGKDRESFFTNGLTLGSKKCSVIRDSLLVDGDWTMDIRTKSQGGEPTYNVAVGKAAKVLVLVMGKEGVHGGGLNKKAYSMAKYLRDSGF; encoded by the exons ATGTCGTGGCAGAGTTACGTGGATAACCTGATGTCGGACGGCTGCTGCCAGGACTCCGCCATTGTTGGGTGCAGCTCGGACTCTAAATACGTGTGGGCAGCGCAGGAGGGGGGCACATTCGTAAACATCACG CCCTCAGAAATCGACATCCTAGTAGGGAAAGACCGAGAAAGTTTCTTCACCAATGGCCTGACCTTAGGTTCAAAGAAGTGCTCAGTTATCCGAGACAGCCTCCTGGTCGACGGTGATTGGACCATGGACATTAGGACGAAGAGTCAAGGAGGAGAGCCCACGTACAACGTCGCCGTCGGCAAAGCAGCCAAAG tCTTGGTTCTTGTAATGGGCAAAGAAGGGGTCCACGGCGGCGGCCTGAATAAGAAGGCATATTCAATGGCAAAATACTTGAGAGATTCAGGGTTCTAG